The nucleotide window GCCTGATCGTCGCCCTGGTGGTGCTCGCGGTCGACGCGGCCCGCCGCCCGCACGGGCTCACCGCGCCCCGCCCCGAGGGCTGGCTGGTGGCGACGATGCTCTTCTTCCTCTTCCAGATCGCCTCCGGGCTGTGGGCGCCGCACGCGTCCCGGGTCGGCCCGCAGACGCTCGACCTGGTCCTGATGTCCGTGCTGACCCTGGCCTACTACTTCTACACGGTCGGCGACCCGGTGGCGGTCGCCCGCACCACGTTCCTGCTGTTCTTCGTCGCGGCGGTCGTCTTCGCGCTCGCCGCGCTGTTCATCAACGGGCCCGGCGAGCAGGGCCGCTACTCCGCGTTCGGCGGCGGCCCGAACGTCTTCGTGCGCATCGAGATCCTCGGCGTGATCAGCGCGATCGCGCTCTACCTGTTCACCCGGCGCATACTGCCGCTGCTGGTCATCCCGCTGTTCCTGCTGGCGGCCGTGCTGTCCGGCTCCCGCGCCGGCCTGCTGGCCGGCCTCGCGGTCGGCGCCGCCGGGCTCTGGCGGATCCGGCGCCGCGTGCACACCGGATTCGTCGTCGCGGCGGGCGCGGTCACGGTGGCGACGATCGCCGTGATCTGGGCGTTCGCGCCGCCCGCGTTCACCGACCTGTTCCAGGAACGCTTCGTCGAGCAGACGGTCGAGGAGCAGTACACGTCGGACCGCACCGACATCTGGGCGGCCGCGTGGCGCCTCGCCGTCGAGCATCCGCTGATCGGCACCGGGCTGGACGGCTTCTACGGCACCATCGGCGTCAACCAGGCCGTGGAGTACCCGCACAACTACGTGCTCGCGGTCGCCGCCGAGGGCGGCCTGGCCGGGATCGGGCTGCTCACCGCCGCCATCGTGCTGTGGGCGCGGACGATCCGCGGCGGCACG belongs to Amorphoplanes digitatis and includes:
- a CDS encoding O-antigen ligase family protein; the encoded protein is MGWLRTPRVFLAPGLVLILVAIGGRFTLDRAGFVDLAWVDLRVIGLIVALVVLAVDAARRPHGLTAPRPEGWLVATMLFFLFQIASGLWAPHASRVGPQTLDLVLMSVLTLAYYFYTVGDPVAVARTTFLLFFVAAVVFALAALFINGPGEQGRYSAFGGGPNVFVRIEILGVISAIALYLFTRRILPLLVIPLFLLAAVLSGSRAGLLAGLAVGAAGLWRIRRRVHTGFVVAAGAVTVATIAVIWAFAPPAFTDLFQERFVEQTVEEQYTSDRTDIWAAAWRLAVEHPLIGTGLDGFYGTIGVNQAVEYPHNYVLAVAAEGGLAGIGLLTAAIVLWARTIRGGTHPRLTTLAASSAVFVALSSLFSGDYYDSRLAWMFAALAAGAAVTPAAAAAGLPERVREPVAP